A single window of Crassostrea angulata isolate pt1a10 chromosome 8, ASM2561291v2, whole genome shotgun sequence DNA harbors:
- the LOC128160224 gene encoding ETS domain-containing protein Elk-3-like produces the protein MEDARSWTASPDLSDSSSRLSSDAGEPPNKKLCVTKQRGSVMDTNVTLWQFLLELLVGNQHSDIIQWTNTEGEFKLINAEEVAKLWGLRKNKLNMNYDKLSRALRYYYDKNIIKKVMGQKFVYKFVSFPEIVKTENKISFHAMMENMAKGQGCVMPHFASYDAARIKSSANFALNQGTTAVSTVKTEASALRNFRYASATPTSTMVMSTSGPPSVILIKSEPQSMPSPPLPKSSSSPSSSLHHHKMSSSSTTRPKPTPLSLPIHDPSPLPTSVLSSLAIPSPKVSMSTGLSTPLVLASPVIGPRTPFLHFWSSLSPITTMSPRLGGSASAFQFPTFATNHMTLSPMTATFSNVESLATPALTSPTRSIPCVL, from the exons ATGGAAG atgcCCGATCGTGGACGGCGTCCCCCGATCTCTCCGATTCGTCATCACGCCTGTCTTCAGACGCTGGGGAACCCCCTAACAAAAAACTCTGCGTAACTAAGCAACGAG GGTCCGTGATGGACACCAATGTGACGCTATGGCAGTTCCTACTGGAGCTGTTGGTCGGGAACCAACACTCAGACATCATCCAGTGGACCAACACGGAGGGAGAGTTCAAGCTCATCAACGCTGAGGAGGTGGCGAAACTGTGGGGACTGCGCAAAAACAAGCTCAACATGAACTACGACAAGCTCAGCCGAGCGCTGCGCTACTACTACGACAAAAACATCATCAAAAAAGTGATGGGACAAAAGTTTGTGTACAAATTTGTGTCTTTTCCAGAGATTGTTAAAACGGAaaacaaaatttctttccatGCGATGATGGAAAACATGGCTAAAGGGCAAGGGTGTGTGATGCCGCATTTTGCGTCATACGACGCTGCGCGGATTAAGTCGTCTGCTAATTTCGCGCTCAATCAGGGTACCACTGCAGTGTCTACAGTAAAAACTGAAGCATCTGCCCTCAGAAACTTCAGGTACGCAAGCGCGACCCCCACATCAACGATGGTGATGTCTACATCCGGGCCCCCGTCagtaattttaatcaaatctgAGCCACAGTCAATGCCATCGCCTCCTCTTCCCAAATCTTCATCTTCGCCGTCGTCTTCCTTACATCACCACAAGATGTCATCTTCATCGACGACGCGCCCCAAGCCCACCCCCCTCAGTCTCCCTATACACGACCCGTCTCCCTTGCCAACAAGCGTTCTCTCCAGCCTCGCAATTCCAAGTCCGAAAGTCTCCATGTCCACTGGCCTGTCTACCCCCCTGGTTCTGGCTAGCCCGGTGATCGGCCCCAGGACGCCTTTCCTCCATTTTTGGAGTTCTTTGAGCCCAATAACAACGATGAGTCCCCGCCTCGGCGGTTCCGCATCAGCTTTTCAGTTCCCCACATTCGCCACCAATCACATGACACTGTCTCCGATGACGGCGACGTTTTCTAACGTCGAATCGTTGGCTACACCCGCCTTGACATCACCAACGAGGTCCATTCCCTGTGTGTTATGA